One window of Streptococcus troglodytae genomic DNA carries:
- a CDS encoding Gfo/Idh/MocA family protein translates to MFKLGIIGTGSISHQFIEAAQLSQHYQLTTVYSRKLETAEAFSVRYQNIACYDMLDDFFNNAFDVLYIASPNALHFEHAKLALEAGKHIIVEKPAFSTPEELNSIIHLAEEKQLFFFEAARNYHEESLLLIKEFLSHKTVIGADFSYAKYSSKMKDLLAGRLPNVFSDKFSGGALVDLGIYPIYAAIKLFGKPKSVNYTATQLENTIDLNGNGNLIYPNFHVSIRTGKNYNTLEYAEIYTTEGILQLNHIQGISSAIFQKHDSSREKLALPDIEHLMLEEAKHFAEMMNNKNEIIYQTWLEDAKTASQILYQMRQSAGIVFEADKK, encoded by the coding sequence ATGTTCAAACTTGGTATTATTGGAACAGGATCCATTTCGCATCAGTTCATTGAAGCAGCTCAGCTCAGCCAGCACTATCAATTAACAACAGTTTATTCACGAAAATTAGAAACGGCAGAAGCTTTTTCTGTACGTTATCAGAATATTGCCTGTTATGATATGCTAGATGATTTTTTTAACAATGCTTTTGATGTTCTTTATATCGCCAGTCCAAATGCCCTTCATTTTGAACACGCCAAATTAGCATTAGAAGCTGGAAAGCATATTATTGTTGAAAAGCCGGCTTTCTCAACTCCAGAGGAGTTAAACAGCATTATCCACTTGGCAGAAGAAAAACAACTGTTCTTTTTTGAAGCTGCTCGTAATTATCATGAAGAATCTCTCCTTCTTATTAAGGAATTCCTATCCCACAAAACAGTTATCGGGGCTGACTTTTCCTATGCAAAGTATTCTTCAAAAATGAAGGATTTACTAGCAGGGAGATTGCCTAATGTTTTTTCAGATAAATTTTCAGGAGGAGCTTTAGTTGATTTGGGAATTTATCCTATTTACGCTGCTATTAAGCTTTTTGGAAAGCCAAAAAGTGTCAACTACACAGCGACACAATTAGAAAACACCATTGATTTGAACGGCAATGGCAATCTGATTTATCCCAATTTCCATGTCTCCATTCGAACAGGAAAGAATTACAATACCTTAGAATACGCTGAAATTTACACAACAGAAGGAATCCTTCAGCTCAACCACATTCAAGGAATCAGCTCTGCTATTTTCCAAAAACATGATAGCAGCCGCGAAAAATTAGCCCTCCCTGACATTGAACATCTCATGTTGGAAGAAGCAAAGCACTTTGCTGAAATGATGAACAATAAAAATGAGATCATTTACCAGACTTGGTTAGAGGATGCTAAAACGGCTAGTCAAATTCTCTATCAGATGCGCCAAAGTGCTGGCATTGTATTTGAGGCAGACAAAAAATGA